The following proteins are co-located in the Pedobacter sp. FW305-3-2-15-E-R2A2 genome:
- a CDS encoding SGNH/GDSL hydrolase family protein, whose protein sequence is MTKRLLLFFFVLLCFINEIDGQVSPLDNRHYISSRKGLPNAFRVFNHQKTATVAFLGGSITNAPGWRDSVCITLQRRFPNTSFHFIAAGIPSLGSLPHAFRLQRDVLDSGKVDLLFLEAAVNDEVNGTDSLTQLRALEGMVRHAKRDQPNMDIVLMSFADPDKTKAYNEGKIPVSIVNHELIAAHYGLPSINLAKEVRDRMENKEFNWDKDFKDLHPSPFGQGVYAKTIRTLLAVNFEDAALTGDKKMGLRQLPEPLIKGNFERGHYQKITTANYSDGWQLIEDWRPADGLGTRKGFVHVPMLVATRPAATLTLNFKGTAVGMSVVSGADAGTVVYSIDNGPERELDLYTKWSKSLHLPWYVLFGADLKAGSHTLKLRISDHKNEKSTGNACRIAHFLIN, encoded by the coding sequence ATGACCAAGAGACTGTTGTTGTTTTTTTTCGTATTGCTATGTTTTATAAATGAGATTGATGGACAGGTTTCTCCCTTGGACAACCGTCATTATATTTCCTCCAGAAAAGGACTACCGAACGCTTTTCGGGTTTTTAACCATCAAAAAACAGCTACTGTAGCTTTCCTTGGCGGATCGATCACCAATGCGCCCGGCTGGCGGGACTCTGTTTGTATCACCCTGCAACGCCGTTTCCCCAATACTTCATTTCACTTTATTGCGGCCGGCATTCCTTCACTGGGTAGCTTACCACATGCATTTCGCCTGCAAAGAGATGTTTTGGATTCCGGAAAAGTAGATTTGTTGTTTCTGGAAGCTGCGGTAAATGACGAGGTAAATGGTACAGATAGCCTGACGCAATTGCGCGCGCTGGAGGGGATGGTCCGACATGCAAAACGGGATCAACCCAATATGGACATTGTGCTGATGTCTTTCGCCGATCCGGATAAAACGAAGGCGTATAATGAAGGGAAAATACCGGTTTCGATTGTCAACCATGAACTCATAGCTGCCCATTATGGATTGCCATCTATTAACCTCGCAAAGGAGGTCAGGGACAGGATGGAAAATAAGGAATTCAATTGGGACAAAGATTTCAAAGACCTGCATCCTTCTCCATTCGGACAGGGAGTTTATGCGAAAACCATCAGGACCTTGTTGGCTGTCAATTTTGAGGATGCAGCATTAACCGGCGATAAAAAGATGGGGCTTCGCCAATTGCCTGAGCCTCTGATCAAAGGCAATTTTGAACGTGGACATTATCAGAAAATCACAACAGCTAACTACTCAGATGGATGGCAGCTAATAGAAGACTGGCGTCCTGCGGATGGACTGGGAACACGCAAGGGCTTTGTTCATGTTCCGATGCTGGTAGCTACGCGTCCGGCAGCGACATTAACACTGAACTTTAAAGGTACTGCGGTAGGTATGTCTGTCGTGTCTGGTGCAGATGCCGGAACGGTGGTTTATTCAATAGACAACGGCCCGGAAAGGGAACTGGATTTATATACCAAATGGAGCAAGTCGCTGCATTTACCCTGGTATGTGCTGTTCGGTGCTGACCTGAAAGCAGGGAGTCATACTTTAAAGCTTCGGATCAGTGATCATAAAAATGAAAAAAGTACCGGAAATGCTTGTCGCATTGCTCATTTTCTAATCAACTAA
- a CDS encoding gluconate 2-dehydrogenase subunit 3 family protein, with product MNRRLAIKQVLIFAGGMALLPSCLREEGKVSIQLQHLDISATQEKLLAEIAELILPKTNTPGAKDLKLHLFVLKMLDDCYEKQEQESFMKGLDAFEGLAGAELQQKLIEANAGKPGLAKEIADFYAIMKSRTIGGYLNSKYVMSNLVIWELVPGRYNGYFPVKTA from the coding sequence ATGAACAGACGTTTAGCCATCAAACAAGTATTGATATTTGCAGGGGGTATGGCCCTGCTACCTTCCTGTTTAAGAGAGGAGGGCAAAGTTTCCATTCAACTGCAACACCTGGATATTTCCGCCACACAGGAAAAATTACTGGCAGAGATTGCAGAATTGATCCTTCCAAAAACAAATACCCCTGGTGCCAAAGACCTGAAACTCCACCTTTTTGTCTTAAAAATGCTGGACGACTGCTACGAAAAACAAGAACAGGAATCTTTTATGAAAGGTCTGGATGCTTTTGAGGGATTAGCAGGAGCGGAGCTACAGCAAAAACTCATCGAAGCCAATGCCGGTAAACCAGGTCTGGCGAAAGAAATTGCTGATTTTTATGCCATCATGAAATCACGTACCATCGGTGGTTACCTGAATTCGAAATATGTAATGAGCAACCTGGTCATCTGGGAACTGGTTCCGGGAAGGTACAATGGTTATTTTCCTGTTAAAACCGCTTAA
- a CDS encoding outer membrane beta-barrel protein → MSITGRIFLFLIVLLCSGLKLNAQLKRLVKGSVTDSTRQAIPGANIRMIAGKDTLSTNTDKDGQFSFDQFQSPDFSLLVRSIGYRPASSTHTFKSGENTLQLKPILLRPDTQMLKEVVIEGKIVAMKVKKDTLEYNTAAYKVRDGDHVDQLLKQLPGMEVDEKGKVTSMGKEMTKIRVNGKDFFTGNVKEFIKQLPAEMFSHIQVVDDYGEEAKLTGIKMGAPKKILNLVTKPGRNRGTFGNAGIDGGTNNRYGFQTSGNIWKDDKQIGVSANLNNANNSAGSTRGLYTSGNYRNHLSKRTVGSANYAFNNNLNENNQFNYIERVNPLGTLYTTNENASESKSDGHNFDLNLQGNYDKEYLTASLNGSFSNGRSNSSSENVQKGAIRQDLYNSSNSNQYNPNLNANFGWGKSFEKKGRTMYVNLSGVLGSSKSDQDMMNKIGYYDQKTGAFIKDSLLNRLVDNKSSNDQFTASVSYSEPLSRPDDTVSTKNIDFNYVFSLSATNNSLQTRVRAPNGQISFVDSLSNVYHSTFLNNNFRVSYRYGSKRLNYTAGISLQPSSLKGSYEGRTDRIRQNTVNFSPSGNFNFVISPSQALSGNYNGSSNAPDFQQLQPVADTRDLQNVIIGNPELKTSFNHNANVDYRLFDPAGGLSFQIGLNTGLIQNQVVANVVLVVDSLNSLKQETRYVNANGNYNIGTSYTLSYPFSRRRFAFSLNGNLDRANDVLFTDGKKSFSKRFNYNQQFSFSANTEKLSLTAQASYGLNANTYSLSSAGQTRNVETWTFNLYSRFILNKSWTLNFTSTKRINSGYSIAANNPLLINAGIEKTIFKKRTGMITFAVNDLLNQGNGLNRTFSDNAVTESRTNGVTRFFLLGFSMRLQDFGLH, encoded by the coding sequence TTGAGTATTACTGGGAGGATTTTCTTATTTCTTATTGTCTTATTGTGTTCCGGGCTCAAACTAAACGCCCAGCTGAAGCGCCTTGTGAAGGGGAGTGTAACGGATAGTACCAGGCAGGCTATTCCAGGCGCCAATATCCGGATGATTGCTGGCAAAGACACCCTGAGTACCAACACGGATAAAGATGGACAATTTTCCTTTGATCAGTTTCAGTCGCCGGATTTTTCCCTGCTTGTCAGAAGTATTGGTTATCGCCCTGCGTCAAGTACCCATACCTTTAAATCCGGAGAAAACACCCTTCAGCTGAAACCGATCCTGTTGCGACCAGATACCCAAATGTTGAAAGAAGTAGTGATAGAAGGGAAGATTGTGGCCATGAAAGTGAAAAAAGATACCCTGGAATACAATACTGCAGCCTATAAGGTTCGCGATGGAGACCATGTGGATCAATTGCTGAAACAATTGCCGGGGATGGAAGTGGACGAGAAAGGAAAGGTGACTTCCATGGGGAAAGAAATGACTAAAATCAGGGTCAATGGAAAGGATTTTTTTACCGGTAATGTAAAGGAATTCATCAAGCAGCTGCCTGCAGAAATGTTCTCTCATATACAGGTGGTTGACGACTATGGAGAGGAAGCTAAGCTCACCGGGATAAAGATGGGAGCACCAAAAAAGATCCTCAATCTGGTTACTAAACCCGGAAGAAACAGGGGGACTTTTGGCAATGCCGGAATAGATGGTGGGACAAATAACCGATATGGCTTTCAGACCTCAGGGAATATCTGGAAGGACGACAAACAAATCGGGGTAAGTGCCAACCTGAACAATGCCAATAACAGCGCAGGATCCACCCGTGGACTTTATACTTCGGGAAACTACCGGAATCACCTTAGCAAAAGAACGGTTGGATCTGCCAACTATGCGTTTAACAACAACCTCAATGAAAACAATCAATTCAATTATATAGAACGCGTTAATCCGCTGGGAACCTTATATACTACGAACGAGAACGCGTCGGAGTCGAAGTCTGACGGACATAATTTTGACCTGAATCTGCAGGGGAACTATGATAAAGAATACCTCACTGCCTCTTTAAACGGTAGTTTTTCTAACGGGCGATCGAACAGCAGTTCCGAAAATGTTCAGAAAGGGGCCATCCGGCAGGACCTGTATAACAGCAGCAATTCGAATCAATACAACCCCAATCTGAACGCTAACTTTGGCTGGGGGAAAAGCTTTGAGAAAAAAGGAAGGACGATGTATGTGAACCTGTCAGGTGTTTTGGGAAGCTCAAAAAGCGACCAGGATATGATGAATAAAATAGGCTATTATGATCAGAAAACAGGCGCTTTTATAAAGGATAGTTTATTGAACCGTCTGGTGGACAACAAGAGTTCCAATGATCAGTTTACCGCGAGTGTCAGCTATAGCGAACCGCTCAGTCGCCCGGATGATACGGTAAGCACAAAGAATATCGACTTTAACTACGTTTTCTCTTTATCCGCGACCAATAATAGTCTACAGACCCGGGTGAGGGCTCCGAATGGGCAGATCAGTTTTGTAGATTCCTTAAGTAACGTTTACCATTCCACATTCCTCAATAATAATTTTCGGGTCAGCTATAGGTATGGTTCAAAACGTTTGAATTATACTGCCGGAATTTCTTTGCAGCCCAGTTCTTTAAAGGGAAGCTATGAAGGCCGTACCGACCGGATCCGGCAGAATACGGTCAATTTCTCACCCTCAGGGAACTTCAATTTTGTGATTTCGCCCTCACAGGCCCTCAGTGGAAACTATAACGGTTCTAGTAATGCGCCTGATTTTCAGCAATTACAACCGGTAGCGGATACCAGAGACCTCCAGAATGTGATTATTGGAAATCCGGAGCTGAAGACTTCCTTTAACCACAATGCAAATGTAGATTACCGTCTTTTTGATCCCGCGGGTGGGCTTTCCTTCCAGATCGGACTAAACACCGGCCTGATTCAAAATCAGGTGGTCGCGAATGTGGTTCTGGTAGTAGATAGCTTGAACAGCCTGAAGCAGGAAACACGGTACGTGAATGCAAATGGAAATTATAACATCGGCACTTCCTATACCTTATCCTATCCTTTTTCAAGAAGAAGGTTTGCTTTCTCCCTGAATGGAAATCTGGACCGTGCCAATGATGTGTTGTTTACCGATGGCAAGAAGAGTTTCAGCAAAAGATTTAATTACAACCAACAATTCAGCTTTTCTGCAAACACGGAGAAACTGAGCCTCACTGCACAGGCCAGCTATGGATTGAATGCGAACACGTATTCTTTAAGCAGTGCAGGTCAGACGAGAAATGTAGAAACCTGGACATTTAACCTCTACTCGAGGTTTATCCTTAACAAGTCCTGGACCCTGAATTTTACCAGCACTAAAAGGATCAACAGCGGATATTCCATTGCGGCAAACAATCCACTACTGATCAATGCAGGAATAGAAAAAACCATTTTCAAAAAGAGAACAGGAATGATCACCTTTGCGGTAAATGACCTCCTGAATCAGGGCAATGGCCTGAACAGAACTTTCTCCGATAATGCGGTTACAGAAAGCCGGACGAATGGGGTGACCCGGTTTTTCTTACTTGGTTTTTCTATGAGACTTCAGGATTTTGGATTACATTAG